In Anaerobacillus isosaccharinicus, one genomic interval encodes:
- a CDS encoding WYL domain-containing protein, producing the protein MSNKLSSKERVLILKELLERYTDEENELTIKEIINILNNQFNKVYGFNQKAVKEDLNTFENSQVIDLIVNQDKNGLPKYYSYQNRLFEIQELRLLIDAVVSARFITKVEKENIIIKIKKLTSEHLASKLENQVFIQDNAHSESSKVKYTIYNLHNAINDQKIIQFQYGRYNVDKEFILSRNKQFYYLHPYCLIWNNDYYYLIGWYPEEKELRHYRVDRMVNVKVTDKKFKKENSFDPSKYTKQLFNMYGGEEKWIEIKFKNNLINVIIDRFGKEVPITREGDNDFILKTKAVISDGLVQWLLTCGANAFVLGPTELKKRMMEESQNLYNLYQ; encoded by the coding sequence ATGAGCAATAAACTTAGTTCTAAAGAAAGGGTTCTTATATTAAAAGAACTTCTAGAGAGATATACAGATGAAGAAAATGAGCTCACAATCAAAGAAATAATAAATATACTTAATAATCAATTTAACAAGGTTTATGGGTTTAATCAAAAGGCAGTAAAAGAGGATTTGAATACGTTCGAAAATTCTCAGGTAATTGACCTAATTGTAAATCAAGATAAAAATGGTTTACCTAAATATTACAGCTATCAAAATAGGTTATTTGAGATTCAAGAACTACGTTTATTAATTGACGCTGTTGTTTCAGCAAGATTTATTACAAAAGTAGAAAAAGAGAATATTATTATTAAAATTAAGAAATTAACAAGTGAACATTTAGCATCAAAGCTTGAAAACCAAGTTTTCATTCAAGACAATGCTCACAGTGAAAGTAGCAAAGTAAAATATACGATATATAACCTCCATAATGCAATTAATGATCAAAAAATTATACAATTCCAATATGGAAGATACAATGTGGACAAGGAATTTATACTGAGTCGTAATAAGCAATTTTACTATCTTCATCCCTATTGTTTGATTTGGAATAATGACTATTATTACTTAATTGGATGGTATCCTGAAGAAAAAGAGCTACGACATTATCGAGTAGATCGAATGGTCAATGTTAAAGTAACTGACAAGAAATTTAAAAAAGAGAATAGCTTTGACCCCTCCAAATATACCAAACAACTGTTCAATATGTACGGAGGAGAAGAAAAATGGATTGAAATCAAGTTTAAGAATAATTTAATTAATGTAATAATTGATCGATTTGGAAAAGAGGTTCCAATTACGAGAGAAGGTGACAATGATTTCATTTTAAAAACGAAAGCTGTTATTAGTGACGGACTAGTTCAGTGGTTATTAACTTGCGGAGCAAATGCATTTGTACTTGGTCCTACAGAATTAAAAAAAAGGATGATGGAGGAAAGTCAAAACTTATATAACCTATACCAATAA
- a CDS encoding McrB family protein, producing MRVAESRQLDRTDEKMIEECFVMGKLAEDGPELPRLGDEFGKSVSYRDFNGNQVVVFYIQPLSREPEKLQTVLGKSGTEVYISFDDKNKRYLDRYGYSKEDDKVAFLKEHFKNRLILFRPILSYEHKALRYHYNFQILLDEKLDTQITLNSKFFVPLPTYSQHSHQMFESRLVSAKPIELSSYNHAMEIPEFIVCGDYLYYIVEEDSFKKYKVNQNHNLYICEKPEGIRRIKKPKDFERYIKLGHKDVAFAPIEETKKWIDECNEYGESIPDILKDRVRETTKETKKDTIKEDSKVNQDTSSFSQDEIIVNESDFVQRLDYLARKKKLRYALDDIYNFHTSLKTSNFTILGGMSGTGKTELAMLYSEALKMKMGENLLFIPVRPSFTEPSDLFGFLNPQTGVYHESEVGLVSFLYQASIDKNKMHMVLFDEMNLGQVEHYFSDFISILELEKGKRVLRLFNEGANCVQPHLRGGIPIGDNVLFVGTANFDETTRDFSNRMLDRSNVIILEKLSFLEAQKYELEDIDSLQDYEEKEKTKVNHPEAVITAKTFNSWISEKKSLSFLKEYELSLLDNLHEEISSYDSQTGVSFRIAKQIAHYLENVPKDEEGNLFIERTTAFDYQIKQRILSKIRGHKEQIENLVGNEDDYNGRLGIIISGDGVANFEKSLAYLKQKAKELKRNGYTL from the coding sequence ATGAGAGTGGCAGAATCGAGACAGTTAGATCGTACAGATGAAAAAATGATAGAAGAGTGCTTTGTTATGGGGAAACTAGCTGAGGATGGGCCTGAACTACCAAGACTTGGTGATGAATTTGGAAAATCAGTGTCCTACCGTGATTTTAACGGAAATCAAGTTGTGGTGTTTTATATACAACCTTTATCACGAGAGCCAGAGAAATTACAAACCGTTTTAGGTAAATCGGGAACAGAAGTATATATATCATTTGATGATAAAAATAAGAGATATTTAGATAGATATGGCTATTCAAAGGAAGATGATAAGGTTGCTTTTTTAAAAGAACACTTCAAAAATCGCTTAATTCTATTTAGACCGATTTTATCCTACGAACATAAAGCTTTAAGGTATCATTATAACTTTCAAATTCTCTTGGATGAAAAGTTAGATACTCAAATTACACTGAATTCAAAATTCTTTGTTCCGCTTCCAACTTATTCGCAACACTCTCATCAAATGTTTGAAAGTAGATTAGTTTCTGCTAAACCTATTGAATTATCTTCCTATAACCATGCAATGGAGATCCCTGAATTTATCGTTTGTGGGGATTATTTATACTATATTGTTGAAGAAGATAGTTTTAAAAAATATAAGGTAAATCAAAATCATAACCTTTATATTTGTGAAAAACCCGAAGGTATTCGTCGTATTAAAAAACCTAAAGATTTCGAACGCTATATCAAGTTAGGCCATAAAGATGTTGCTTTTGCACCAATTGAAGAGACAAAAAAATGGATTGACGAGTGCAACGAATACGGTGAGAGTATACCTGATATCTTAAAGGATCGAGTAAGAGAAACAACAAAAGAAACGAAAAAGGATACAATAAAAGAGGATAGTAAAGTAAATCAGGATACTTCATCCTTCTCACAGGATGAAATTATTGTAAATGAGAGTGACTTTGTTCAACGTTTAGACTATTTGGCGAGAAAAAAGAAATTACGTTATGCCTTGGATGATATATATAATTTTCATACGTCTTTAAAGACTTCCAATTTCACAATACTAGGAGGTATGAGTGGTACAGGGAAAACAGAACTCGCTATGCTATATTCAGAAGCACTTAAAATGAAAATGGGAGAAAATCTCCTGTTTATTCCAGTGAGACCCTCTTTTACAGAACCGAGTGATTTATTTGGATTTTTAAATCCACAAACAGGCGTTTATCATGAAAGTGAAGTCGGTCTTGTATCGTTTTTATACCAGGCAAGTATAGATAAAAATAAAATGCATATGGTCCTATTTGATGAAATGAATTTAGGTCAAGTTGAGCACTATTTTAGTGATTTTATTTCCATTTTAGAGTTAGAGAAGGGGAAGAGGGTGTTGCGCCTTTTTAATGAGGGGGCAAACTGCGTTCAGCCTCACCTACGAGGTGGAATTCCTATCGGGGATAATGTACTTTTTGTTGGTACTGCTAATTTTGATGAAACCACTAGAGACTTTTCAAATAGAATGCTAGACCGTAGCAATGTCATCATTTTAGAGAAACTCTCCTTTTTAGAAGCTCAGAAATATGAGTTAGAAGATATCGATTCCCTTCAAGATTATGAAGAAAAGGAAAAAACTAAAGTGAACCATCCAGAAGCGGTGATTACAGCTAAAACATTCAATTCATGGATTAGTGAAAAGAAATCACTTTCATTTTTAAAAGAATATGAGTTATCGCTCTTAGATAACTTACATGAAGAGATTAGTAGCTATGATTCTCAAACAGGTGTTTCTTTCCGTATTGCTAAACAAATTGCTCACTACTTAGAAAATGTGCCAAAAGATGAAGAAGGTAATCTGTTCATCGAGCGTACTACGGCTTTTGATTATCAAATTAAGCAAAGAATTCTTTCTAAAATCCGAGGTCATAAAGAGCAAATTGAAAACCTTGTCGGTAATGAGGATGATTATAATGGAAGACTAGGTATTATCATCTCCGGAGACGGGGTAGCAAATTTTGAAAAATCTCTGGCTTATCTAAAACAAAAGGCGAAAGAGTTGAAACGAAATGGCTATACATTGTAA
- the tnpB gene encoding IS66 family insertion sequence element accessory protein TnpB (TnpB, as the term is used for proteins encoded by IS66 family insertion elements, is considered an accessory protein, since TnpC, encoded by a neighboring gene, is a DDE family transposase.), with translation MLSKTPIQRVYLAAGATDLRKSIDGLAAIVQMSFQLDPFSSNLFVFCNRKRDKLKILHWDHNGFWLYYRRLEKGVFQWPDEQTTKPLSISPRQFNWLLDGLPLEQKQAHPKMSAKFII, from the coding sequence ATGTTAAGTAAAACACCTATTCAACGAGTCTATTTAGCGGCGGGTGCAACAGATCTGAGAAAGTCGATTGATGGTTTGGCAGCGATTGTTCAAATGAGTTTCCAATTGGATCCTTTCTCTTCCAATCTATTTGTGTTCTGTAATCGCAAACGAGATAAACTAAAGATCCTTCATTGGGATCATAATGGGTTTTGGTTATATTATCGCCGACTGGAAAAAGGCGTTTTTCAATGGCCAGATGAACAAACTACTAAGCCGCTATCGATCAGTCCTCGCCAATTCAACTGGCTCTTGGATGGACTTCCACTTGAACAAAAACAAGCCCATCCAAAAATGAGTGCAAAATTTATCATATAG
- a CDS encoding DUF2357 domain-containing protein, whose protein sequence is MAIHCKNQVLPLHLYFEDVRGKVYDITKIWNKQSEIKYDELPILMENARIGLRFYLESEDIDIQNASLRIQTSRYRDVEEKEIFTIPLSSKEELHWLYQGEKKDEEFPWRMGVYFIELHLNGNVYVGGFNVVPLHLNVSQVEKMHDFLNEQVRGIIYDFVYSGESLNTNSNLDLPEYWYYDYARQLSEYYTGFMHSMTKLTKRPHEYIQTIYEPSLTQGRTDSKSIRWATSNKGQVKNRGAAQQLYTLNKKKHSHINTKPNKWLKNILLIWANDISEVSLAIQKDKERLIKRSNELKSEYEGIIARKEKLANRKDVGENTRRDIKSRLIMCEKDQVKAQNQYHILKNWLNLCKRQIMPT, encoded by the coding sequence ATGGCTATACATTGTAAAAATCAAGTATTGCCCCTTCACCTTTATTTTGAAGATGTGAGGGGAAAAGTCTATGATATAACAAAGATATGGAATAAACAGTCAGAGATTAAATATGACGAGTTGCCTATTTTAATGGAGAATGCACGAATAGGGTTACGGTTCTATTTAGAATCAGAGGACATAGATATTCAAAATGCTTCTTTACGAATTCAAACAAGTAGATACCGCGATGTCGAAGAAAAAGAGATTTTTACGATTCCGTTATCATCTAAAGAGGAACTCCATTGGTTGTATCAGGGGGAAAAAAAGGATGAAGAATTTCCTTGGAGAATGGGCGTTTATTTTATTGAACTTCATCTAAACGGTAATGTCTATGTAGGTGGATTTAACGTTGTCCCTCTCCATTTAAACGTGAGTCAAGTAGAGAAAATGCATGATTTTTTAAACGAACAAGTGCGTGGGATTATTTATGATTTCGTCTATAGTGGGGAATCGTTAAATACTAATTCTAATCTGGATTTACCTGAATACTGGTACTATGATTATGCTCGTCAATTAAGTGAATATTACACGGGTTTTATGCACTCTATGACCAAACTCACCAAACGCCCTCATGAATATATTCAAACAATCTATGAGCCTTCTTTAACACAAGGGAGAACGGATAGTAAAAGTATCCGGTGGGCTACCTCAAATAAAGGGCAGGTCAAAAATCGAGGAGCTGCTCAACAACTATACACTCTGAATAAAAAAAAGCATTCTCATATCAATACAAAACCAAACAAATGGTTAAAAAATATATTGTTAATTTGGGCAAATGACATTTCTGAAGTCTCTTTAGCTATTCAAAAAGATAAGGAACGTCTAATCAAAAGGTCAAATGAATTAAAGTCAGAGTATGAAGGGATAATAGCGAGGAAGGAGAAGTTAGCCAACCGAAAAGATGTAGGAGAAAACACAAGAAGAGATATCAAAAGTCGTTTAATTATGTGTGAAAAAGATCAAGTTAAAGCTCAAAATCAATATCACATATTAAAAAATTGGCTCAATCTATGTAAGCGTCAAATAATGCCCACCTAG
- the tnpC gene encoding IS66 family transposase, producing the protein MRKTTNELLDTIEELAAKNADLEKQKEVLEAKIKWLEEQFRLSQQKKFGASSEKTNPDQIELPLFNEAEITADVKMEEPTLETITYNRKKHVGQRDAKLENLPTETIHYRLSEEEQVCLCCGETVHEMSTQTRRELKIIPAQVTVVEHVRHIYSCRQCEREGIETPVVTAKMPAAVFPKSLASPSAMAYIMNQKYVEGMPLYRIEKQFERLGVFLSRQTIANWVIYGATKWLSPLYNRLHELLLHLDRLHADETTVQVLAEPDKLATSKSYMWLYRSGRDVSPIVLYDYQTSRHSKHPKAFLKGFAGYLHVDGYAGYHDMKDVELVGCWAHSRRKYDETLKSLPASVDKSTSLAAEGLHFCTQLFKIEKQIEEEFENCSPEQRKEERQKRSQPVLDAYLAWLKSKRPQVPPKSKLGDAINYSLNQWSKLIVFMKDGRLELDNNRAERSIKPFVMGRKAWLFAQSMKGATASAVIYSIVETAKENQLNPLNYLTYLFEHLPQIDLDDQEALDQFLPWSKSIPNECRIPAKLK; encoded by the coding sequence ATGAGAAAAACGACGAATGAACTACTAGATACAATTGAAGAACTCGCAGCGAAAAATGCGGATTTGGAAAAACAAAAAGAAGTCCTAGAGGCAAAAATCAAATGGTTGGAAGAGCAATTCCGACTAAGCCAACAAAAGAAATTCGGGGCTTCGAGTGAAAAAACAAATCCGGATCAAATCGAACTTCCTCTTTTTAATGAAGCTGAAATCACAGCGGATGTAAAAATGGAAGAACCTACACTTGAAACGATTACTTATAATCGAAAGAAGCATGTAGGACAACGAGATGCGAAGCTTGAAAACTTGCCTACGGAAACGATCCATTATCGTTTATCCGAAGAAGAGCAGGTCTGTTTGTGTTGCGGTGAAACTGTACATGAAATGAGTACGCAAACAAGACGTGAGCTAAAAATTATTCCTGCTCAAGTAACAGTCGTTGAACATGTTCGACATATATACAGTTGCCGTCAATGTGAACGCGAAGGAATAGAAACGCCGGTTGTCACAGCTAAAATGCCTGCGGCAGTCTTTCCAAAAAGTCTCGCTTCTCCTTCTGCAATGGCATATATCATGAATCAAAAATACGTAGAAGGAATGCCGTTGTACCGAATCGAAAAACAATTTGAACGGCTGGGTGTCTTTCTATCACGCCAAACGATTGCCAATTGGGTAATATATGGTGCAACAAAGTGGCTCTCACCGTTATACAATCGCCTGCATGAGTTACTGCTTCATCTTGACCGTCTGCACGCAGATGAAACAACCGTTCAAGTTTTAGCAGAACCTGATAAATTAGCAACTTCCAAATCCTATATGTGGTTGTATCGATCTGGTCGGGATGTTTCACCGATTGTCTTATATGACTATCAAACTTCTCGCCATAGTAAACACCCGAAAGCCTTTCTAAAAGGATTTGCGGGCTATCTTCATGTCGATGGTTATGCAGGTTACCATGATATGAAGGATGTGGAGTTAGTTGGCTGTTGGGCGCATTCACGCCGTAAATACGACGAAACGCTCAAATCTTTGCCTGCAAGTGTAGATAAATCTACGAGTCTCGCAGCTGAAGGTCTTCACTTCTGTACGCAATTATTTAAAATTGAAAAACAGATAGAAGAGGAATTTGAAAATTGTAGTCCTGAACAGCGAAAAGAAGAACGTCAAAAACGTAGTCAACCTGTGTTGGACGCTTATTTGGCATGGCTAAAATCCAAACGCCCTCAAGTTCCACCTAAAAGCAAATTAGGCGATGCCATAAATTATAGTTTAAACCAATGGTCAAAACTCATTGTCTTTATGAAAGACGGGCGACTTGAACTCGATAATAATAGAGCAGAACGTTCAATTAAACCATTCGTTATGGGAAGAAAAGCATGGTTGTTTGCCCAATCGATGAAAGGAGCAACCGCCAGTGCGGTCATCTACAGCATTGTCGAAACTGCCAAAGAGAATCAATTAAATCCATTAAATTATTTAACTTATCTTTTTGAACACTTACCACAAATAGACCTAGATGATCAGGAAGCACTTGACCAATTCCTTCCGTGGTCAAAGTCCATTCCAAATGAATGCAGGATCCCTGCTAAACTTAAATAA
- the tnpA gene encoding IS66 family insertion sequence element accessory protein TnpA, whose amino-acid sequence MSVDERKQMWEDRIDAYRSSGVPSVKAWCEQNQVGVQSMYSWMKRLETEPTHVAYPLTQWVAIDSSNSIEETATLTVKVGDVSIEIKEGFSHSLLNEVLQVLQSHVK is encoded by the coding sequence ATGTCAGTAGATGAACGTAAACAAATGTGGGAAGATCGCATCGACGCCTACAGATCCAGTGGAGTGCCAAGTGTCAAAGCTTGGTGTGAACAAAATCAAGTAGGTGTTCAAAGTATGTATAGCTGGATGAAAAGATTGGAAACTGAGCCGACTCACGTCGCTTATCCTCTTACACAATGGGTTGCCATTGATTCATCCAACTCGATTGAAGAAACAGCTACTTTAACAGTTAAGGTAGGCGATGTTTCAATCGAAATTAAAGAAGGCTTCAGCCATTCACTTTTAAATGAAGTACTTCAGGTTCTTCAATCCCATGTTAAGTAA
- a CDS encoding Wadjet anti-phage system protein JetD domain-containing protein, giving the protein MGAKEQAKEIVMAFLRNYPKLKKKIESLVIEDELIEHHPDVYRQIRYEGFYEIITELEAEHVIKRIKNSGTNKKRDALYKVYTITLPEKVVDVEIRNDFHPLMDMIYYRTRLKNYAELEPYFLKINDFLSKEDDGWLTLNERSFQIFRNEKWLDKNKGVLKNIGLSIQVLRCYKTYEPFMYYAREIKQKKVNALIIENKDSFHTFKELFKKGYCSFYGTTFDFVIYGEGKKIISSFAYLDELEAYRDHTFTSYYFGDIDPEGINIWKKLNMENHAVILPFVPFYSYMVNEFGAEAPKMGKDQLTKFNDYDSFYTHFPKKECQIMKRLLRERRYLPQEALHRNLLKEMSVRID; this is encoded by the coding sequence ATGGGAGCAAAAGAACAAGCAAAAGAAATTGTAATGGCATTTTTAAGAAATTATCCAAAATTAAAGAAGAAAATTGAATCGCTTGTCATTGAGGATGAATTGATTGAGCATCACCCTGACGTATATCGTCAAATCCGGTACGAGGGTTTTTATGAAATAATCACTGAATTAGAGGCGGAACATGTGATTAAACGCATAAAAAACAGCGGGACAAACAAAAAAAGAGATGCACTTTATAAAGTGTATACTATTACGTTACCAGAAAAGGTTGTAGATGTTGAGATAAGAAATGATTTCCATCCATTAATGGATATGATTTACTACCGAACTCGGTTAAAAAATTATGCAGAATTGGAACCGTATTTCTTGAAAATTAATGATTTTTTAAGCAAAGAAGATGATGGTTGGTTAACGTTAAATGAACGTTCTTTCCAAATTTTTCGAAATGAAAAATGGTTGGATAAAAACAAGGGTGTTCTTAAAAATATCGGATTATCTATTCAAGTTTTGCGTTGTTATAAAACCTATGAACCATTTATGTATTACGCAAGGGAAATAAAACAAAAAAAAGTGAATGCGTTGATTATCGAAAACAAAGATTCCTTTCATACGTTTAAGGAGTTATTTAAAAAAGGATACTGCTCGTTTTACGGAACAACCTTTGATTTTGTGATCTACGGTGAAGGTAAAAAGATTATATCTAGTTTTGCTTATTTGGATGAATTAGAAGCCTATAGGGATCATACATTTACGAGTTACTATTTCGGTGATATTGATCCAGAGGGAATCAACATATGGAAAAAACTTAACATGGAAAATCATGCAGTTATTTTGCCGTTCGTTCCGTTTTACTCCTATATGGTAAATGAGTTTGGTGCTGAAGCGCCTAAAATGGGAAAGGATCAGCTAACGAAATTTAATGATTATGATTCGTTTTATACTCACTTTCCTAAAAAAGAATGCCAAATTATGAAAAGGCTTTTGAGGGAACGAAGATATCTTCCACAAGAAGCCTTACATCGTAATCTATTAAAAGAAATGAGTGTTCGCATTGATTGA
- a CDS encoding CBASS cGAMP-activated phospholipase has protein sequence MKEIGTFRILSIDGGGIKGLYSAVILADFERKYGKLNKYFDLICGTSTGGIIALALSAGIPATEVVNLYKEKGPLIFPYKNKLYQSLSFFKQLLFSSKYGESELKNALQDVFGEKRIRDCETNVLIPTSNITKGTPCIIKTDHSDELDRDNNHFLVDVALATAAAPTYFPIQEIATMRDADDQFADGGLFSNNPSLHGIQEAYRYFINKDGKDYKKFSLLSVSTLHQNFAFEKPLKVYNRSILLWSTKLIPLMMDLQSISTHYHIEYLNKSLNGNYLRIESEPLTVLESKLVGLDNASSKSIILLERKGHEASYKWINNPQLVQFFETNNLNMNVRGEAVGTM, from the coding sequence GTGAAAGAGATAGGAACTTTTAGGATTTTATCTATCGATGGTGGAGGAATTAAGGGATTATATTCAGCAGTAATATTAGCAGATTTTGAAAGAAAATACGGGAAATTAAATAAATATTTCGATTTGATTTGTGGTACTTCGACAGGAGGGATTATTGCACTTGCGTTATCAGCCGGAATACCTGCAACTGAAGTTGTTAATTTATATAAAGAGAAAGGACCATTAATTTTTCCATATAAAAACAAGCTTTATCAGTCCTTAAGTTTTTTTAAACAATTATTATTTTCCTCCAAATATGGGGAAAGCGAGCTTAAAAATGCACTTCAAGATGTCTTTGGTGAAAAACGAATAAGAGATTGTGAGACAAACGTTCTCATACCTACATCTAACATTACTAAGGGTACTCCCTGCATAATTAAAACTGATCACAGTGATGAATTGGATAGGGATAATAATCACTTTTTAGTAGACGTTGCTTTAGCGACAGCGGCTGCACCAACTTATTTTCCTATACAAGAAATCGCAACAATGAGGGATGCTGACGATCAGTTTGCTGACGGAGGTTTGTTTTCAAATAATCCATCTTTACATGGAATACAAGAAGCATATCGTTATTTTATTAACAAAGATGGTAAAGATTACAAGAAATTCAGTTTACTATCAGTATCAACGCTACATCAGAATTTCGCGTTCGAAAAACCACTTAAAGTTTACAACAGGTCTATATTACTGTGGAGTACCAAACTAATTCCATTAATGATGGATTTACAATCTATTTCGACTCACTATCATATAGAGTATCTAAATAAATCGTTGAATGGAAATTATCTAAGAATTGAGAGTGAACCACTCACTGTCCTTGAGAGCAAATTAGTTGGTTTGGATAATGCTTCTAGTAAATCTATTATTCTATTGGAGAGAAAAGGGCATGAGGCAAGTTATAAATGGATTAATAATCCACAGTTAGTTCAATTCTTTGAGACAAATAACCTAAATATGAATGTTAGAGGTGAGGCTGTTGGCACAATGTAA
- a CDS encoding nuclease domain-containing protein — MFQTMQQIEKQKGETVKLSPVLKPTWQIYEYYCLFKVVDIFKQLGHTLTSGLKENIINYYFEDSIPEGSKFILENDENVIHVWYDHYHANSAKESKDRGEYFYTPLAKKKPDLKVDFFKKKEGSLWHNGTVILDAKFSKFKDIYNSSYNNSISEQLVSYFSFFYIGEGNYSGGRPCVVRMLCLYAGDHSNPVITEKEPITYLRLFPTMQEDERVAVGERELLQIFQNILN, encoded by the coding sequence ATGTTTCAAACCATGCAGCAAATTGAGAAGCAAAAAGGAGAAACTGTAAAATTAAGCCCAGTCTTAAAACCTACATGGCAAATATATGAGTATTATTGTTTGTTTAAAGTTGTTGATATCTTTAAACAATTAGGGCATACCTTAACCTCTGGTCTAAAAGAGAATATTATAAACTATTATTTTGAGGATAGTATACCTGAAGGTTCTAAGTTCATTCTTGAGAATGACGAAAATGTTATTCACGTATGGTATGATCATTACCATGCTAATTCTGCTAAAGAATCTAAAGATCGAGGGGAATATTTTTATACACCTTTAGCCAAAAAGAAGCCTGATCTTAAAGTAGATTTCTTTAAAAAGAAAGAAGGTTCATTGTGGCATAATGGTACGGTTATACTCGATGCTAAGTTCAGTAAATTTAAAGATATATACAATTCGTCATATAACAATAGCATTTCTGAACAGTTAGTAAGTTACTTCTCCTTTTTCTATATAGGAGAAGGAAATTATTCAGGTGGTAGACCTTGTGTAGTCCGTATGCTATGTTTATATGCTGGGGATCACTCCAATCCTGTCATAACAGAAAAGGAACCTATCACGTATTTAAGACTTTTCCCAACTATGCAAGAGGATGAGAGAGTAGCTGTTGGTGAGAGGGAGTTATTGCAAATCTTTCAGAATATATTAAATTAA
- a CDS encoding DUF6063 family protein, protein MINGEENMLIAFDIFRELEHEGVLSNKEKIIAYNNEEIRDYVEDFARRSDMVILEADQRLYMVRNVHNNKFMFTNEELREKIFKGKKVTNVHLYLAYFTIMVLLAKYYNSDEQTVQAIQFLAVEDLEKEITKYLGQINKFEENVLIDVMEKTHLDLEGISKVWNEELGPYEEDKTKSAWNKIGFLFRVLNFLKEEDLVTFYEETNIRLTEKMVELINLYYFNSSRKNFLLELLKRPLEEAVEDLVETSNEIE, encoded by the coding sequence ATGATTAATGGAGAAGAAAATATGCTGATCGCTTTTGATATTTTCCGGGAACTTGAACATGAAGGTGTATTATCCAACAAAGAAAAAATAATTGCGTATAACAACGAAGAAATCAGAGATTACGTGGAAGATTTCGCAAGGAGAAGTGATATGGTGATTTTAGAAGCAGATCAACGGTTGTATATGGTGAGAAATGTTCACAACAACAAATTCATGTTCACCAATGAAGAACTGAGGGAGAAGATCTTTAAAGGAAAAAAAGTCACCAATGTCCATTTGTATCTCGCATACTTTACGATTATGGTGTTACTAGCGAAATATTACAACAGCGATGAGCAAACGGTTCAAGCGATCCAATTTTTAGCAGTAGAAGATTTAGAAAAGGAAATCACCAAATATTTAGGTCAAATCAATAAATTCGAAGAAAATGTGCTTATTGATGTCATGGAAAAAACGCATCTTGATTTGGAAGGGATTTCAAAAGTGTGGAACGAGGAATTGGGTCCGTATGAGGAAGATAAAACGAAATCCGCATGGAATAAAATTGGTTTTTTGTTTCGTGTATTAAACTTTCTTAAGGAAGAAGATTTGGTTACTTTTTATGAAGAAACCAATATCCGTTTAACCGAAAAAATGGTTGAACTAATTAACCTCTATTATTTTAATTCTTCACGGAAAAACTTTTTACTCGAACTATTAAAAAGACCGTTAGAAGAGGCCGTAGAGGATTTAGTAGAAACGTCAAATGAAATAGAATAA